The following DNA comes from Octopus sinensis linkage group LG5, ASM634580v1, whole genome shotgun sequence.
ACATAGTAAATAGGATAGTTTTAcaatttatattgaaaattttataGTATTTGTGCTGATGGGTAGTGGAGAAAATACTTAACTAAGCAAAAACATTTTAGCTACAGTATGGAACAACTGCATAATTATGAGGATTACATTAGAATGATTTCCGCACAGGTTTCTATTAATCCGAATTACAGAGTGAGCTATAGGTTATTTTCTCCTAAAATCTTTTTAACAAGACACTCTTGTAATATGGGGGAAATAGTTGTTAAAAATTTGCTTATTAGCATAAAGGTATTCTAAGAAATATGCCCTTAACTAAATACTTGGTTATACCATTTGTTAAGATAAATGACAAGTGTTTCTATGCTGAGTGTACAAAGAAATACTCTGCTAAAAACACAATGAGCCAGAAACCAAAGTAAACCTGAGTTCAATGGCAGCTGGTACTCCGAAGTTACTATCAACCtttccttgtaaaaattaataacacacacacaaaaataaatatgcataatgaaccagaaaaaaacaaacaaacaaaataaacgtATTTAGAATTCTGGAAAAAGGTAATCAATTCTTCTCAACCCAAGTGGATAAATCTTTCATCTTTATATATGATGATAGcaaagaagaatataaaaaacttGACAACAGAAATTTCCTACCTAAAAATTACATTGAAAAATCAATCCATCACAAATTTTTACTTAATATATCTCATCAGCTACAAACTTTTGCtttcaacaaaataaagaaactttGTATTTGTGATAAGAAAATATTGTTGTCTACACAAGAAGATAATTTTCTTAACATTTCACAATATGTCTTAGCCCTGCTCGAAATACACACCTGAATTTCAGCACAAAAtttcaccttaaccctttagtattcagatttctctatcaaatgctttgaattaattatgcattatgttgctgttctgagattttggtgatgtgattgcttatttttagaataattgtAGTGTAGGTGTAAGAGATCAGAATCTAgcaaatttgaacataaaacaggtagaatattttgaccaaaTATGGgctgcttaaatgctaaagggctaaataAAAATATCACCAAAAACAGAAAGTTGAACAGGAATTACTTTATCATTCTATCAAGACTCTTAGCAATAAGGCACAATAACAATCAATGACAACCTGTGAGACTTATtcaggtgtaaaagcaataaaTCAGGATGTAAAGGCAATAACAAAAATGCACTTAACAAGAATCataatcataggcgcaggagtggctgagtggtaagaagcttcattaccaaccacatggttccaggttcagtcccactgcgtggcaccttggacaagtatcttctactatagccttgggccgaccaaaacttgtgagtggatttggtagatggaaacttaaagaaagcctgtcgtatatatgtatgtgtgtgtatatgtttgtgtgtctgtgtttgtcctcccaacattgcttgacaaccgatgctggtgtgtttacgtccctgtaacttagcggttcggcaaaaagcgaccgatagaataagtactaggcttacaaagaataagtcctggggtcgatttgctcaactaagggcactgctccagcatggccacagtcaaatgactgagataaGTAAAAGAGTACCTCTATAAGATCtgagaaataatgataaaattgtaATATGTAAAAGTGATAGGAGTAATCTGTTATGAAGAACAAAGACAAATCCATAAGAAACCTAAGCAACACTAAGAAAGACACCAGGGCACAACTAAAAATTAAACTCAATAATGCTTACATAGGATCTACTGTGTCCCAATATCTAGGAAGGATTAGCCCCACAATCATCATAAAGTCTCACAAATAAAATAAACCCTTCACCCTGTAATCTCCAAAATCAACATACTTACACATAAAATTGCTACGTAACAAGATAACACAAAGAAATTTATGCCACAAGGatgcataatatacacacaccaaattaattcataaaaattttacaGGAAACTTACAAAGTTGAAACATTCCTACTGTGGATGCTGGTAATCTTTTTACCAATATTCTGCTAATGGAAACTATAACTATAGGACATACACAACCTATAATAAAACCTTGAAATAAACCAAGAaacatccttaacccttttgttactgtatttattttgagatgctctgtgtttctttcaattactttaaatataacaaagaatttagtaaaataacttaattatcatttagctagtgttaggaacataaattgtgactaaggtttggtggaagattttaattcaaacttatgaaaacaagacatttgtactcagagtcagggctgggttggtaacgaaagggttaaaaagttTGTGTTTGCCAACAAAAGCAAGGTTCTCTTTTGCTGTCCACAAGGCCACCTATTCACAAAGAGGGACGGAGTGGTTATGGATTATCCACTCGGTCCACAATTCAGCATTTAATATTGTTAACATAGTCCAGATAACTGAAGTAATATACAAATGTCATCATAAACATGAAAGCTGAAATCACAGCTCAAGCTGTCAcatctgacatacacacacacatgtgacatTCTCACTGACTGACCATGTCTTTACAACATGGAGCTACTGCAGTATattatcttaaatgtaaacattcaaattataagaaaactgaaaggaatattttcaaagaacatCCGAGCGGTAAACTTGATCTGTCGAATGgtttaacaccatcacctggTTCTGGAGTACATTTCgtggagtccactctgttgctaGCATTCAAACCAGGTTTCCAGTTTGAGGATAATTTCCTCTCACCAGTGTCAGAGGTCCTGCAATAGAGTCTTGGACACCACTCATCATTCTATGACTAAGCCgttaagatagaaaaaaaaattcaagcccTTAGATTTTTGCATTTCAGATTTATCGCAAGTATCTCATGAACAGCACATAAAAGGTTACAGAGTGGTCCAATGGAAATTTTTAATTATACAAAgtgcataataatttttctaccaTAGGTACATGTCTGGAAGTTTTGGGGGAGTCagttacattgaacccagtgcttatctcgaaaggatgaaaggcaaagtcaatttcagcagaatttgaactcagaatgtaaagccagatgaaatgtcactaagtatagtatttggcatgctaacaattcttatttctttattgcccacaaggggctaaacacagagaggacaaacaaggacagacaaaggaattaagctgattatatcgaccccagtgcataagtggtacttaatttatcgaccccgaaaggatgaaaggcaaagtcagccttggcggaatttgaactcagaatgcaacggcagacaaaataccgctaagcatttcgcctggcgtgctaacgtttctgccagctcgctgcctttgcaAAGTgcataatattaacaacaactatTGTAGGGCTTTACCTAAAAAACACAAACTAAATTCAGAATGGACAACACCAATATGGATATTAAATTCTCACTTCTGGCACTACAGAGAAAATGCTGTAGATCTTAATACTATCAATGATTATTTACTGATTAAACTAGCCATAATTAAACTAGCTGATTGTACTCATTAAACTAGCCATAATATAATCATGCAGTCAtcaaccttttacttgtttcagtcattggactgcagccatgctgaggcatcacgttgaagaattttttagtcacttcaaatggaaattgtagttgtgatactcgtgccggtggcacataaaaagcaccatctgaatgtggtcgatgccagtgccaccttgactggcttccatgccggtggcacgtaaaaagcacccactacacttacggagtggtcgacgttaggaagtgcatccagctgtagaaacactgccagaccagactggagcctggtgcagcctcctggcttcccagaccctggccaaaccgtccaacccatgctagcatggaaaacggacattaaatgatgatgatgatgatgatgatgaaatgagcTGTTCTCCCCACCAAACATTTTTTTTGAAGCCTAGCAttcattctattagtctcttttgctgatctgtTAACTTACATGGATGTAAAGTCACCAATAACAATTGTTAAGCAGTGATGAGGaacagacacagatacaaagacacacacattgatatataagcagcacacttcttttagtttctgtctaccaagtctactcacaagggtttggtcagcccaaagctgtagtagaagacacttgcccaatgtgccatgcagtgggactgaacctggaagcacgTAGTTAGGAAGCAATTATATAGGCAACCTACCGATAACCTGTTCAGGAAATACTTCAAGTGTTCTACAAATTTGATATAAAGCACTAAACATTTTCAagtaggcgagagagagagagagagagagagagagagagaggggggacataaaaagaaagagagacccATTCAGCTTGTTGACAttaattatatgtacattcaaATGAAacgaatataagaaaaaatatgatgCAAATAAGGAGTTACCAATATTTCATAcatctcatatttatttatacatatacacattatttacatacatacatacaaatttacacaaacacacatatatacgccatgatagatcgttagccactacacacatttttttctctccttgttttttctgtgtacctttctgtagaagagcataggctcgaaacgtaaaagactttttctattcctgagcgttatcgttagccactacacacattttttttctctccttgttttttctgtgtccctttctgcagaagagcataggctcgaaatgtaaaagactttttctattcctgagcgttatactaatacatctgtttgttttgtacaccacctgtcttcgtcttttgttttttttcataaactctcccaaTACACTTAGCAGCTTGTTAAATCTAAATAACAGGAATATATCTGCAACTAATGAAAGAATTTTcttataaaaagtaaatataatcatatcttaataaaaaaaagtaaattaagtctattaaaaataaaaaaaaaaaaaaaagaaatttacttaCAATGGTCGATGAGAAGGTCCTCTGTGTGATAAGAGCTTAAATTCAACAGGTAAATGGCGCTGTTGAGCATATTCCATCAATGCACTTACAGGATTTTTGTTAAGGGCAGCAAAACTCTCTGAAGTGATCTGCAGATTTGGTGCCAGTGAGTCAATACCAGCCTTGTCAGCTCCTTTCTCAGCCGCTTTGTCGGCCAACGCCTGCGCTACTGCTGCTGCCTTGATTTCAGCTAAAGTTGGAGTTTTAGTTTCAGTagtttcacttgaagaggaaatgGATGTATTCTTAAGAAGATCTTGGATATTATCaactgaattctttttattatttgagTTGttaacagtggaatttgaattagaCTGAGATGAAGATTGATTATTTGAAGCATTTTGCTTTGGACTGTTGGCCCTTTGTTTTGAGCTCGAAGCAGATTTGGAATTAGAAGATCCTTGCTTAGAGCCTGAGGAACCTTTTGACCCAGAGCCTTTAGAATTTGAAGCAGTTTGTTTTGAAGATGACGTCTGCTTAGAACTTCCAGCAGACTGTTTAGAACTTGAATTACTTTGCTTGGGACTTGGAGCAAATGATGTAGTCGATGACGTTGAAGTGGAATTCGTAGCTGGTGCCCTTGAGCTTTCTATCAGTGTGGTGCTATTGTTCCACCTAGAATTCTTTGACGTTGAGGACGACAAGGATGctgacgaagatgatgacgactGGTTGAATTCCTTAGAAGAATTGCTTGAATTAGATACAGCAACATCTCCTTTAAAGACCGGATCTTTTGCAAGGAGCTCATGAGGGGAAGGAGGTAGATGAGAATTTCTACTCGCCTGATTTGATGCTGATTTCTGTTCGTTTGAAGACCCAGGTTGTTTTTGGGAATTATTATTTTGGTAATAAGCACTTTTCATGTTGCTAGAGCTGATGCCATTGTCCGCCAGTAGAACATGTGGAGGCGCAGGAGGTTGCCGATTTCCACTAGAAAACTGACGAGACATGGCAGAGTTCACAGATGAAGAACTTTTTCCAGCAGGGATTTCAGTTTCGTAACTGGCTGCGTTCTTTGccataatataaatatcttcaCCAATAGTGGtgactattttctttttacataaacTATGCAAATGCTTTTGAGTTTCTTCGAGAGAAAGGCCTGTATGTTTAGCTATTTCACGTGATTTAGCAGAACCATTCATGGTTTTATCAAGGAAGGATATGATTTTAGCATGTGGGTCATGCGGGTCAGAATTGCAAGCCTTTATATTTGAGTTCCGTTTGGGAGAGATTTGATCGTGGGGCGAATGGTCCTTCGAGTCTTTCTTCAAGGAACTCAGGTGTACGCGAGACATATCCGGACCCTCTCGGTCCATCTGATGGTAACAAACAGGCATATCTCCAAAAGAATGATTTGCATAGTTCATAAAATTACTAGGGTATGATTGATAGTTTCCGTCATAATGTCTTTCACGATCATCCTGCAAGTCTATCTTTTTCTGTTggatgaccatcctgtcattacTTTTTAATGGCATCATGGTACCATTTGAAGAATTTTGCATGTTAAAGTTATCACAATTTCTCCTTCGTGGCTTACCACTTTGTTTAGATTCAGAAGTTACAGGAAAATGTCCTGAATAGCCTTGGCCATATCCACCACTATGTGGATAATTAGCAATTGCTGTTTCCAGGGCCTCACAATCATCTGGGCTGCAACTTTCTGAACGTAATCTATTTGGAGAACTAGTGTTTCCAATAGAGAGAATTTCGGTATCTTTACTACTGTGACTGTAGATGAGAGATTCATTCTTACTTTCTGAGTATATATGAGATGGTGGACAGAAACCATGCCATTCACTTCTATAGGTTGATCGTTTTGAACGCTGGTAATTATTATTGGGAGTCTTCTGTCCTCTATAACTTTCACGGTTATTAGCATAGAAATTTGGTGGTGTTCTTGATACTGGGCCATGCTGATAGATTCCTGGACTACTAGAATAATGAGACTCATTCTGGTTATAATTTGTATGAGATGCAGGTGGATCAGCAATAACCCATGTTGGCGGCTGCATGCCGTGCTTTCTTATCAAACCACGTCTATCCATGCTGTACAAAGTCGGATTCACTTCTTTTCGTGAACGAACACTTACAAGACGTGCCAGTTCCATGGTCTTTACAGGGTGAGTCTT
Coding sequences within:
- the LOC115211676 gene encoding double-stranded RNA-specific adenosine deaminase-like isoform X3, whose translation is MNEHLSLFSGWSHQYGRKNIGLDSVDLTKKWYLQTLPILAKETNLNVHPEWEDRIMNYLVHKTHPVKTMELARLVSVRSRKEVNPTLYSMDRRGLIRKHGMQPPTWVIADPPASHTNYNQNESHYSSSPGIYQHGPVSRTPPNFYANNRESYRGQKTPNNNYQRSKRSTYRSEWHGFCPPSHIYSESKNESLIYSHSSKDTEILSIGNTSSPNRLRSESCSPDDCEALETAIANYPHSGGYGQGYSGHFPVTSESKQSGKPRRRNCDNFNMQNSSNGTMMPLKSNDRMVIQQKKIDLQDDRERHYDGNYQSYPSNFMNYANHSFGDMPVCYHQMDREGPDMSRVHLSSLKKDSKDHSPHDQISPKRNSNIKACNSDPHDPHAKIISFLDKTMNGSAKSREIAKHTGLSLEETQKHLHSLCKKKIVTTIGEDIYIMAKNAASYETEIPAGKSSSSVNSAMSRQFSSGNRQPPAPPHVLLADNGISSSNMKSAYYQNNNSQKQPGSSNEQKSASNQASRNSHLPPSPHELLAKDPVFKGDVAVSNSSNSSKEFNQSSSSSSASLSSSTSKNSRWNNSTTLIESSRAPATNSTSTSSTTSFAPSPKQSNSSSKQSAGSSKQTSSSKQTASNSKGSGSKGSSGSKQGSSNSKSASSSKQRANSPKQNASNNQSSSQSNSNSTVNNSNNKKNSVDNIQDLLKNTSISSSSETTETKTPTLAEIKAAAVAQALADKAAEKGADKAGIDSLAPNLQITSESFAALNKNPVSALMEYAQQRHLPVEFKLLSHRGPSHRPLFKFAVILGKRQFPSMECNSKKDGKKEAADLTLRILIAEGQYQLENTVSALKTIPPAEMTHFDKMAALSHQAFNNIALQIPENLAGRKVIAALVMKRSPTDTGIVISVGTGNRCLTGDHLSLEGNSVNDSHAEIITRRGFLRYLYRHLLEYDAEVPNDLFEKGERSICRIKTNITFHLYISTAPCGDGALFSPRDTDSSNAKMEEENKHIHNPTFSSSVQGLLRTKVEGGEGTIPIDADFTEQTWDGIQRGERLRTMSCSDKICRWNVVGLQGALLSHFIEPIYLDSLTLGYLYDHGHLARAVCCRIERGEASVNQLLPEGYRLNHPWLGRVTACDPPRETQKTKSLSINWCYDDEKSEVLDGTAGICYTAIEKNLFSRLTKHNLYEEFKRVCRKFDRNDLLTAPSYNKAKMMATPFQTAKNVMLKKLKENNCGTWVSKPIEEEMFA
- the LOC115211676 gene encoding double-stranded RNA-specific adenosine deaminase-like isoform X1 → MANSSIPSSVNQGMAHISGGNLVNGYYKQGPYSGGRSRNAGGRSGSRGRGKPAARVDLTKKWYLQTLPILAKETNLNVHPEWEDRIMNYLVHKTHPVKTMELARLVSVRSRKEVNPTLYSMDRRGLIRKHGMQPPTWVIADPPASHTNYNQNESHYSSSPGIYQHGPVSRTPPNFYANNRESYRGQKTPNNNYQRSKRSTYRSEWHGFCPPSHIYSESKNESLIYSHSSKDTEILSIGNTSSPNRLRSESCSPDDCEALETAIANYPHSGGYGQGYSGHFPVTSESKQSGKPRRRNCDNFNMQNSSNGTMMPLKSNDRMVIQQKKIDLQDDRERHYDGNYQSYPSNFMNYANHSFGDMPVCYHQMDREGPDMSRVHLSSLKKDSKDHSPHDQISPKRNSNIKACNSDPHDPHAKIISFLDKTMNGSAKSREIAKHTGLSLEETQKHLHSLCKKKIVTTIGEDIYIMAKNAASYETEIPAGKSSSSVNSAMSRQFSSGNRQPPAPPHVLLADNGISSSNMKSAYYQNNNSQKQPGSSNEQKSASNQASRNSHLPPSPHELLAKDPVFKGDVAVSNSSNSSKEFNQSSSSSSASLSSSTSKNSRWNNSTTLIESSRAPATNSTSTSSTTSFAPSPKQSNSSSKQSAGSSKQTSSSKQTASNSKGSGSKGSSGSKQGSSNSKSASSSKQRANSPKQNASNNQSSSQSNSNSTVNNSNNKKNSVDNIQDLLKNTSISSSSETTETKTPTLAEIKAAAVAQALADKAAEKGADKAGIDSLAPNLQITSESFAALNKNPVSALMEYAQQRHLPVEFKLLSHRGPSHRPLFKFAVILGKRQFPSMECNSKKDGKKEAADLTLRILIAEGQYQLENTVSALKTIPPAEMTHFDKMAALSHQAFNNIALQIPENLAGRKVIAALVMKRSPTDTGIVISVGTGNRCLTGDHLSLEGNSVNDSHAEIITRRGFLRYLYRHLLEYDAEVPNDLFEKGERSICRIKTNITFHLYISTAPCGDGALFSPRDTDSSNAKMEEENKHIHNPTFSSSVQGLLRTKVEGGEGTIPIDADFTEQTWDGIQRGERLRTMSCSDKICRWNVVGLQGALLSHFIEPIYLDSLTLGYLYDHGHLARAVCCRIERGEASVNQLLPEGYRLNHPWLGRVTACDPPRETQKTKSLSINWCYDDEKSEVLDGTAGICYTAIEKNLFSRLTKHNLYEEFKRVCRKFDRNDLLTAPSYNKAKMMATPFQTAKNVMLKKLKENNCGTWVSKPIEEEMFA
- the LOC115211676 gene encoding double-stranded RNA-specific adenosine deaminase-like isoform X2; amino-acid sequence: MANSSIPSSVNQGMAHISGGNLVNGYYKQGPYSGGRSRNAGGRSGSRGRGKPAARETNLNVHPEWEDRIMNYLVHKTHPVKTMELARLVSVRSRKEVNPTLYSMDRRGLIRKHGMQPPTWVIADPPASHTNYNQNESHYSSSPGIYQHGPVSRTPPNFYANNRESYRGQKTPNNNYQRSKRSTYRSEWHGFCPPSHIYSESKNESLIYSHSSKDTEILSIGNTSSPNRLRSESCSPDDCEALETAIANYPHSGGYGQGYSGHFPVTSESKQSGKPRRRNCDNFNMQNSSNGTMMPLKSNDRMVIQQKKIDLQDDRERHYDGNYQSYPSNFMNYANHSFGDMPVCYHQMDREGPDMSRVHLSSLKKDSKDHSPHDQISPKRNSNIKACNSDPHDPHAKIISFLDKTMNGSAKSREIAKHTGLSLEETQKHLHSLCKKKIVTTIGEDIYIMAKNAASYETEIPAGKSSSSVNSAMSRQFSSGNRQPPAPPHVLLADNGISSSNMKSAYYQNNNSQKQPGSSNEQKSASNQASRNSHLPPSPHELLAKDPVFKGDVAVSNSSNSSKEFNQSSSSSSASLSSSTSKNSRWNNSTTLIESSRAPATNSTSTSSTTSFAPSPKQSNSSSKQSAGSSKQTSSSKQTASNSKGSGSKGSSGSKQGSSNSKSASSSKQRANSPKQNASNNQSSSQSNSNSTVNNSNNKKNSVDNIQDLLKNTSISSSSETTETKTPTLAEIKAAAVAQALADKAAEKGADKAGIDSLAPNLQITSESFAALNKNPVSALMEYAQQRHLPVEFKLLSHRGPSHRPLFKFAVILGKRQFPSMECNSKKDGKKEAADLTLRILIAEGQYQLENTVSALKTIPPAEMTHFDKMAALSHQAFNNIALQIPENLAGRKVIAALVMKRSPTDTGIVISVGTGNRCLTGDHLSLEGNSVNDSHAEIITRRGFLRYLYRHLLEYDAEVPNDLFEKGERSICRIKTNITFHLYISTAPCGDGALFSPRDTDSSNAKMEEENKHIHNPTFSSSVQGLLRTKVEGGEGTIPIDADFTEQTWDGIQRGERLRTMSCSDKICRWNVVGLQGALLSHFIEPIYLDSLTLGYLYDHGHLARAVCCRIERGEASVNQLLPEGYRLNHPWLGRVTACDPPRETQKTKSLSINWCYDDEKSEVLDGTAGICYTAIEKNLFSRLTKHNLYEEFKRVCRKFDRNDLLTAPSYNKAKMMATPFQTAKNVMLKKLKENNCGTWVSKPIEEEMFA